The following coding sequences are from one Macaca nemestrina isolate mMacNem1 chromosome 1, mMacNem.hap1, whole genome shotgun sequence window:
- the LOC105479252 gene encoding ubiquitin-like protein 4B, whose amino-acid sequence MFLTVKLLLGQRCNLKVSGQESVSTLKKLVSKRLKVPEEQQHLLFRGQLLEDDKRLSDYCIGPNASINVIMRPLEKTALKEAHQPKTQPLWHRLGPVLAKHFEPQDAKAVLQLLRQEHEERLQKISLEDLEQLAQYLLAEEQHVEPAGERELKAKAQPQSSCDMEEKEEAAADQ is encoded by the coding sequence atgttCCTCACAGTCAAGCTGCTCCTGGGCCAGAGATGCAATCTGAAGGTGTCAGGGCAAGAGAGTGTATCCACGCTGAAGAAACTGGTGTCCAAGCGGCTGAAGGTGCCTGAGGAGCAGCAGCACCTGCTTTTCCGCGGCCAGCTCCTGGAGGATGACAAGCGCCTCTCCGACTACTGCATTGGGCCCAATGCTTCCATCAATGTCATCATGCGGCCCTTGGAGAAGACGGCGCTAAAAGAGGCCCACCAGCCCAAGACCCAGCCCCTGTGGCACCGGCTGGGACCTGTCCTAGCTAAACACTTTGAACCACAGGATGCCAAGGCTGTGCTGCAGCTGCTAAGGCAGGAGCACGAGGAGCGCCTGCAGAAGATAAGCCTGGAGGACCTGGAGCAGCTGGCCCAGTACCTCCTGGCAGAGGAGCAGCATGTGGAGCCAGCTGGAGAGAGGGAGCTCAAGGCGAAGGCACAGCCTCAGAGCTCCTGCGacatggaggagaaggaggaggcagcAGCTGATCAGTAA